The following DNA comes from Gordonia zhaorongruii.
TCGACTGCACAGCTGGTGATCCTCCTGGTCGACGCCCGCAACGGCGTGGTCGCGCAGACGCGTCGCCACGCAGCGGTGATGGCGCTCCTCGGCGTCCCGCGCCTGGTGCTCGCCGTCAACAAGATCGACCTCGTCGACGATCCGGCGCAGGTGTTCGCCCAGATCTCGTCGGAGTTCAACGACATCACCCGCTCGCTCGGCTACTCGCCGGACCAGGTGCAGGAGATCCCGGTGTCGGCGCTGCGCGGCGACAACGTGGCGATCAAGTCGGAGCTCACCCCGTACTACGACGGCCCGACGCTCATCGAGCACCTCGAGGCCGTCCCGAACGAGCCGGATGTCACCGACGTCGGACTGCGCTTCCCGGTGCAGTACGTGATCCGTCCTCGTACGTCGGAGTACCCCGACTACCGCGGCTACGCGGGTCTGATCGCCGCCGGGCGCGTCAGTGTCGGTGACGAGGTCGTCGTGCAGCCGTCGGGCGTCCGCACCAGGATCGCCAAGATCGACACCGCGGACGGCGAACTCGAGTCCGCTCACACCGGCCGCAGCATCACTCTGCTTCTGGAAGACGACCTCGACGTATCGCGTGGTGACCTGATCGCATCCGTGGCCGATGCCCCCGAGCCGTCCCAGGAGTTCACGGCCACGGTGTGCTGGCTCGCGGAGAAGGCGCTGCGCCCCGGCGCACGGCTCCTCCTCAAGCACGGCGCCAAGACGACGCAGGTGATCATCGGTTCGCTCGACACCCTCTTCGACGAGCAGGAGCTCGCATTGATCGACGCACCGGAGACGGTGGAGCTCAACCAGATCGGGCGCATCTCACTGATGACAGCCGAGCCGATCGCGGCAGACGATTACCAGGTGGACCGTGAGTCGGGCAGCTTCCTGCTGATCGACCCGCAGGGCGGCAACACTCTCGGCGCCGGCCTCATCGGCGATGCCCTGGCACCGCTGCATCTGCCTGATCCCGCGTCAGCGTGAGCCTGCCCGGCACTCTGG
Coding sequences within:
- a CDS encoding sulfate adenylyltransferase subunit 1 → MPSPTPVQSFQPTAVQAAPDLLRIATAGSVDDGKSTLVGRLLYDTKSVLADQIDAVTKASVDRGMDTPDLSLLVDGLRAEREQGITIDVAYRYFATPTRSFVLADTPGHVQYTRNTVSGASTAQLVILLVDARNGVVAQTRRHAAVMALLGVPRLVLAVNKIDLVDDPAQVFAQISSEFNDITRSLGYSPDQVQEIPVSALRGDNVAIKSELTPYYDGPTLIEHLEAVPNEPDVTDVGLRFPVQYVIRPRTSEYPDYRGYAGLIAAGRVSVGDEVVVQPSGVRTRIAKIDTADGELESAHTGRSITLLLEDDLDVSRGDLIASVADAPEPSQEFTATVCWLAEKALRPGARLLLKHGAKTTQVIIGSLDTLFDEQELALIDAPETVELNQIGRISLMTAEPIAADDYQVDRESGSFLLIDPQGGNTLGAGLIGDALAPLHLPDPASA